One segment of Nitrospirota bacterium DNA contains the following:
- a CDS encoding 2-oxoacid:acceptor oxidoreductase family protein has translation MEKMIEIRWHGRGGQGTVTAAKVLADACLGGGRHVQAFPEYGPERAGAPLRAYNRVSDHEIRMHCPVLHPKVVSVADATLLDSINVADGALDDAVFVINTAKAPKEIREKLKVKPSQKVFTIDATKIALDCIGRALPNAPMLGAINKAINIVPQNELVDAVRKSFGKKFAQKIIDGNLEATKRGYEEVQEG, from the coding sequence ATGGAAAAGATGATTGAGATCCGCTGGCACGGACGCGGCGGCCAGGGGACCGTTACTGCCGCAAAAGTGCTTGCAGACGCGTGTCTGGGCGGCGGAAGACATGTGCAGGCATTCCCGGAGTACGGCCCTGAAAGGGCGGGCGCTCCCCTGAGGGCCTACAATAGAGTAAGCGATCACGAGATACGGATGCACTGTCCCGTTCTGCATCCCAAGGTCGTGAGCGTCGCTGATGCGACTTTGTTAGACAGCATCAACGTTGCCGACGGCGCGCTGGATGACGCGGTTTTTGTCATAAACACTGCAAAGGCCCCGAAAGAGATCCGGGAGAAATTGAAAGTAAAACCGTCTCAAAAGGTATTCACCATTGACGCGACAAAGATAGCTCTTGACTGCATTGGAAGGGCGCTTCCAAACGCCCCGATGCTTGGAGCAATCAATAAGGCCATTAATATTGTCCCGCAGAATGAGCTTGTCGACGCGGTTAGGAAAAGTTTCGGCAAGAAATTCGCGCAAAAGATCATAGACGGAAATCTCGAAGCGACAAAGCGGGGATACGAGGAGGTACAGGAAGGATGA